A section of the Clostridium sp. TW13 genome encodes:
- a CDS encoding PQQ-dependent sugar dehydrogenase — protein MNRMVYNFLVNMTFDNSDVVNVKERSITSRQFPYEVKVIAENLYVPWAIAISDEGKLYVTERSGTIRIIENGKLLSQPLITFNAPFISQGEGGLMGIVLDPNYSQNHYMYAMHSYSEGNKLYNRVVRLIENNNTASIDRILIDRIPCGSIHNGGRIKIGPDKRLYITTGDSGNPQLAQDPASKAGKILRIELDGRIPKDNPIINSPVYSLGHRNPEGLAWNSKDVLYESEHGQSAHDEINIIQPGANYGWPIVQGSDSSTEITVQKPLIHSGEDTWAPSGITFVSKGPWEGKLLVANLRGQQLLSISFNENGVGVKNVESWLKNQYGRLREAIEAKDGSIYLTTSNRDGRGNPDISDDKVIQLIPK, from the coding sequence ATGAATAGAATGGTTTATAATTTTCTTGTTAATATGACATTTGATAATAGTGACGTAGTTAATGTTAAAGAAAGATCAATCACATCAAGGCAATTTCCTTATGAAGTTAAAGTTATAGCTGAAAACTTGTATGTACCTTGGGCTATTGCAATAAGTGATGAGGGGAAATTATATGTTACAGAGAGGTCTGGAACTATTAGAATCATTGAAAATGGTAAGTTGTTGTCACAGCCCTTAATTACATTTAATGCACCTTTTATAAGTCAAGGAGAAGGTGGGTTGATGGGAATTGTTTTAGATCCAAATTATTCACAAAATCATTATATGTATGCTATGCATTCATATTCAGAAGGGAATAAACTTTATAATCGTGTTGTCAGATTAATTGAAAACAATAATACAGCATCTATTGACAGGATTCTTATAGATAGAATTCCATGTGGATCAATTCATAATGGTGGAAGGATTAAGATAGGACCAGATAAGAGATTGTATATAACAACAGGGGATTCAGGGAATCCACAGCTGGCACAAGATCCTGCAAGTAAAGCAGGAAAGATATTGAGAATAGAATTGGATGGGAGAATTCCTAAAGATAACCCAATTATTAATTCACCTGTTTATAGCTTAGGTCATAGAAATCCAGAGGGGTTAGCATGGAATTCAAAAGATGTTTTGTATGAATCTGAGCATGGACAATCAGCACATGATGAGATAAACATAATACAACCAGGAGCAAATTATGGATGGCCAATTGTTCAAGGAAGTGATAGTTCCACTGAGATTACAGTACAAAAACCATTAATACACAGTGGCGAAGATACTTGGGCACCATCAGGTATTACCTTTGTGAGTAAAGGTCCATGGGAAGGAAAATTACTTGTTGCAAATTTGCGAGGACAGCAATTACTATCTATATCCTTTAATGAAAATGGGGTAGGAGTGAAAAATGTAGAGTCTTGGCTTAAAAATCAGTATGGACGATTACGTGAGGCAATTGAAGCAAAAGATGGTTCAATTTACTTAACAACAAGCAATAGGGATGGCAGAGGAAATCCTGATATATCTGATGATAAAGTTATTCAGCTCATTCCAAAATAA
- a CDS encoding M20/M25/M40 family metallo-hydrolase: MVNKQRLIDEFVELVQIYSVSLKEGAVAKVLVEKLNQLGLEVYIDNAGAKAGGETGNIIATLKGNKPGKTVLFGSHMDTVRTGEKIKPVIDEANGIIKSDGTTVLGSDDKGGIASILEAIRIIEENNIDHSDIQIVFSVCEEIGLLGSKYLDYSKVKADYAFMLDDGGAPGKVIVKAPAQDSIKVKIKGIPSHAGVCPEKGISAIMVAARAIENMKLLRIDENTTANIGVVNGGIGTNIVMPELEILAEARSLDSSKLDAQTQHMVATFEQAAADFGAEIEIETQRMYEAFSIDENDEIVNTLKKVFSKMNIDPTVVASGGGSDANILNANGVKAVTLSVGMENAHTLEEYIKIEDLITSARMVVEIIKHI, translated from the coding sequence ATGGTAAATAAGCAAAGATTAATAGATGAATTCGTAGAACTAGTACAAATTTATAGTGTAAGTTTAAAAGAAGGTGCTGTAGCTAAGGTTTTGGTAGAGAAATTAAATCAATTAGGTTTGGAAGTATATATAGATAATGCAGGAGCTAAAGCTGGTGGAGAAACTGGCAATATTATAGCTACATTGAAGGGAAATAAACCGGGGAAAACTGTATTGTTTGGTTCTCATATGGATACAGTTAGAACTGGCGAGAAAATAAAGCCTGTAATAGATGAAGCAAATGGTATAATTAAAAGTGATGGAACTACAGTGTTAGGTTCTGATGACAAAGGCGGCATAGCTTCTATATTAGAAGCTATAAGAATAATAGAAGAAAATAATATAGACCATAGCGATATACAAATAGTATTCTCTGTTTGTGAGGAAATAGGGTTATTAGGTTCTAAATACTTAGACTATAGTAAGGTAAAGGCAGATTATGCATTCATGTTAGATGATGGTGGAGCCCCTGGAAAAGTAATAGTCAAAGCTCCAGCTCAAGATAGTATAAAAGTAAAAATAAAAGGTATACCATCCCATGCTGGTGTATGTCCAGAAAAGGGTATAAGTGCAATAATGGTTGCAGCTAGAGCTATAGAAAATATGAAGTTATTAAGAATAGATGAAAATACTACAGCTAATATAGGTGTTGTAAATGGTGGAATTGGTACTAATATAGTTATGCCAGAACTAGAAATATTAGCAGAAGCCAGAAGTTTAGATAGCTCAAAGCTAGATGCTCAAACTCAACACATGGTAGCAACCTTCGAGCAGGCAGCAGCTGACTTTGGTGCAGAAATAGAAATAGAAACACAAAGAATGTATGAAGCTTTTTCTATAGATGAGAATGATGAAATAGTTAATACATTAAAGAAAGTTTTCTCTAAAATGAATATAGACCCTACTGTTGTTGCTTCAGGTGGTGGAAGTGATGCAAATATATTAAATGCTAATGGTGTAAAAGCTGTTACCCTAAGTGTGGGAATGGAAAACGCACATACATTAGAAGAATATATAAAGATAGAAGATTTAATCACTTCAGCTAGAATGGTGGTGGAAATAATAAAGCATATTTAA
- a CDS encoding MazG nucleotide pyrophosphohydrolase domain-containing protein codes for MEKDTDLKISDMLKLSKDLWELHKDTWSPMEPAYGRNSILYMIEEIGEVIAIVKKKGEENIMEDPVVRERFVEELGDVVMYFMDVLNRYHISAEEFSNEYLKKMETNMKRDYEKQYKELK; via the coding sequence GTGGAAAAAGATACAGATTTAAAGATTTCAGACATGTTAAAGTTATCAAAGGATTTATGGGAGTTACATAAGGACACATGGTCACCTATGGAGCCTGCCTACGGGAGAAACTCCATTCTTTATATGATTGAAGAGATAGGAGAGGTCATTGCAATAGTAAAGAAGAAGGGTGAAGAAAATATTATGGAAGACCCTGTAGTAAGGGAAAGATTTGTTGAGGAGCTTGGGGATGTTGTGATGTATTTTATGGATGTTTTAAATAGATACCACATAAGTGCAGAAGAATTTTCTAACGAATATCTTAAAAAGATGGAAACAAACATGAAGAGGGACTATGAAAAGCAATATAAGGAATTGAAATAA
- a CDS encoding VanZ family protein: MLTNYVREGIGFVIKSVPISFIIFMFITCIKWLIKRKIEFKPAIMLCEFAWILNVYTILRITGIIGMEFRFTEVLNGHIHYSLKPFEDGLSAAMLLNLLLLAPFGFFTPIIFKKIKSKWLLNLLIALIFSGSIEFLQMFSGRYAQIDDVLMNTLGSLLGYIVYVLLSKLKSHHKSQESSIQV; this comes from the coding sequence ATGTTAACAAACTATGTTAGAGAGGGAATTGGTTTTGTTATAAAAAGTGTACCTATATCTTTTATTATTTTTATGTTTATAACTTGTATAAAATGGCTTATAAAAAGGAAGATTGAATTTAAACCTGCTATTATGCTCTGTGAGTTTGCATGGATTCTTAATGTTTATACAATATTAAGGATTACAGGAATCATCGGTATGGAGTTTAGATTTACAGAAGTGTTAAATGGTCACATTCATTATAGTCTTAAGCCCTTTGAAGATGGCTTATCAGCTGCCATGTTATTAAACTTACTTCTCTTGGCTCCATTTGGTTTTTTCACACCAATAATATTTAAAAAAATAAAGAGCAAGTGGTTACTTAATCTTTTAATTGCATTGATATTCTCTGGAAGCATTGAGTTTCTTCAAATGTTTTCTGGCAGATATGCACAAATTGATGATGTTCTTATGAATACCTTAGGTTCTTTATTAGGTTATATAGTATATGTTTTATTATCAAAACTAAAATCACACCATAAATCACAAGAATCTTCTATTCAGGTATAA
- a CDS encoding GNAT family N-acetyltransferase: MSEIIKITEEQIIECTDLYINVFNAAPWNDNWTVETARRRLNDMYIAPNFEGLAYVEAGKVKAAVFGNYEQFYDGIHYNLREFFVSNEMQGMGIGSRLIAELERALKKIGITTIYLFTSKGNKTSEFYLNNNYSEWDGMAMMGKDI; the protein is encoded by the coding sequence ATGAGTGAAATTATTAAAATAACTGAGGAACAAATAATTGAATGTACAGACCTTTATATAAATGTGTTTAACGCAGCACCATGGAATGATAATTGGACAGTAGAAACTGCACGTAGAAGATTGAATGATATGTATATTGCACCTAATTTTGAAGGGTTAGCTTATGTTGAAGCTGGAAAGGTGAAGGCAGCAGTCTTTGGCAACTATGAACAATTTTATGATGGCATACATTATAATTTAAGAGAGTTCTTTGTGTCTAATGAAATGCAAGGAATGGGAATAGGCAGCAGATTGATAGCTGAATTGGAGAGAGCCCTAAAGAAAATAGGAATTACAACAATATATCTATTTACTTCTAAAGGAAATAAAACAAGCGAGTTTTATCTGAATAATAATTACAGTGAGTGGGACGGTATGGCTATGATGGGGAAGGATATATAA
- a CDS encoding helix-turn-helix transcriptional regulator, translating to MYEWQKQIQIIVDEIDKCIKNYNDEALTLRFLSRRLGYSEFYTTRKFKEISGMQFREYLGNRKLAFALKEVRDSEKSILDIAFDYGFSSHEAFTRAFKRTYGVAPSEYRKNPSPVVLRTKINLFDRYFLGFGEIGMIKSTDDIKIYFVTIPAHKFLHIKNYESNGYWDFWQKQSLIPGQDCETISGLLDSIKGKLDDHGGSECNSGSGQIMAYINDPEGRLCDWGIPRTECYGARLPVDYKGEVPPQMLMIDVPEAEYIVFEHGPFDYEQENRSVEEKIEKAMATFDFTGTGYCFDTTPGRIIYFYHDPERFFKYIRPVRK from the coding sequence ATGTATGAGTGGCAGAAGCAAATTCAGATAATCGTTGATGAAATTGACAAATGTATTAAAAATTACAATGATGAAGCATTAACACTACGATTTCTTTCTCGCAGACTGGGTTATTCCGAATTTTATACAACGAGAAAATTTAAAGAAATATCAGGTATGCAATTTAGGGAGTATCTAGGAAACAGAAAATTAGCCTTTGCACTAAAAGAAGTGAGGGATAGTGAAAAAAGCATTTTGGATATTGCTTTTGATTATGGTTTTTCATCACATGAAGCTTTTACTAGAGCTTTCAAGAGAACATATGGTGTAGCTCCAAGTGAATACCGAAAAAATCCTAGTCCTGTCGTTCTTCGCACAAAAATAAACCTTTTCGACCGCTACTTTTTAGGATTTGGAGAGATTGGTATGATAAAATCTACAGATGATATTAAAATTTATTTTGTGACCATTCCTGCACACAAGTTTTTGCACATTAAAAACTATGAAAGTAATGGTTATTGGGACTTTTGGCAAAAGCAAAGTCTTATTCCGGGACAAGATTGCGAAACAATTTCAGGATTACTCGATAGTATCAAGGGCAAATTGGATGACCATGGTGGGAGTGAATGTAACAGTGGAAGTGGTCAGATTATGGCATACATTAATGACCCAGAGGGCAGACTCTGCGATTGGGGTATTCCACGTACAGAGTGTTATGGTGCACGTCTTCCCGTTGATTATAAAGGCGAAGTACCCCCACAAATGCTTATGATAGATGTTCCCGAAGCTGAGTATATTGTTTTTGAACATGGGCCATTTGACTATGAGCAGGAAAATCGTAGTGTGGAGGAAAAGATTGAAAAGGCAATGGCAACTTTTGATTTTACAGGCACCGGTTACTGCTTTGATACTACCCCTGGTAGAATAATTTACTTTTATCATGATCCAGAAAGGTTTTTTAAGTATATCAGACCAGTGCGTAAGTAA
- a CDS encoding GNAT family N-acetyltransferase, protein MIKGNKISFRPVQISDAEILCKWYNNGELMKHVGFNNGLNTSADKLSANIAKEVEDKDKNRSRRRFIVIENSTDMPIGEVSFGNLDLKNKSCDIGIKICVLDKQGMGYGYDALNTFLNYLFKTYNLHRIELDTLLENVRAQHLYEKVGFKRIGLKRDCWLDPQNCYRSAILMDILREEFIVKRIIRKN, encoded by the coding sequence ATGATTAAAGGGAATAAGATATCTTTTAGACCAGTACAAATATCTGATGCTGAAATTTTATGCAAATGGTATAACAATGGAGAGTTGATGAAGCATGTAGGCTTTAATAATGGACTTAATACAAGTGCAGACAAGCTTTCAGCGAATATAGCTAAAGAAGTTGAAGATAAAGATAAAAATAGAAGCAGAAGGAGATTTATTGTAATAGAAAATTCAACAGATATGCCAATAGGTGAAGTATCATTTGGAAATTTGGATTTAAAAAATAAATCTTGTGATATAGGAATAAAAATTTGTGTTTTAGACAAGCAAGGCATGGGGTACGGATATGATGCTTTGAATACATTCTTAAATTACCTGTTTAAGACCTATAATCTGCACCGTATAGAGTTAGACACTCTATTGGAAAATGTAAGAGCACAGCATCTTTATGAGAAGGTTGGGTTTAAGAGAATAGGCCTGAAGCGAGATTGCTGGTTAGACCCGCAAAATTGCTACAGAAGTGCAATATTGATGGATATTTTAAGAGAAGAATTTATTGTGAAGAGGATAATTAGGAAAAATTAA
- a CDS encoding GNAT family N-acetyltransferase, translating to MKVHFQEFKNEIDTLVEFLTSDTWEFYGTPNPKPERIRASYENNYYTGDDCKTFWIISEDDIKVGTLRVYDLEDGDPLFDIRILSKCKGMGIGTIAVNWLVAYVFNNYSDKDRIEANTRQDNYAMRCVFHKCGFVKEAHHRKAWVGQDGIPYDAIGYGITKEDWQSGKVTPLNWNDFKC from the coding sequence ATGAAAGTACATTTTCAAGAATTTAAAAACGAAATAGATACTCTAGTTGAGTTTCTAACATCAGATACTTGGGAGTTTTATGGAACACCAAATCCGAAGCCAGAAAGAATTAGAGCAAGTTATGAAAATAATTATTATACTGGTGATGACTGTAAAACATTTTGGATTATTTCAGAGGATGACATAAAAGTAGGGACATTAAGAGTATATGATTTAGAAGATGGTGATCCATTATTTGATATAAGAATTTTAAGTAAATGCAAAGGTATGGGAATTGGAACAATAGCTGTTAATTGGCTTGTTGCATATGTATTTAATAATTATTCTGATAAAGATAGAATAGAAGCTAATACAAGACAAGATAATTATGCGATGAGATGTGTATTCCACAAGTGTGGTTTTGTTAAAGAAGCACACCACAGAAAGGCTTGGGTAGGTCAAGATGGGATACCCTATGATGCAATTGGCTATGGAATTACTAAGGAAGATTGGCAAAGTGGAAAAGTTACTCCTCTAAACTGGAATGATTTTAAGTGCTAG
- a CDS encoding HAD hydrolase-like protein: MYTYKIIIFDLDGTLFKTDTVFIDAMHDTCMSRGMERIDKERLLKLIGKPSTAICRELFGENLSEDEIQSIRNELKINEDKLIVKSSQLYEGVKEMLSTLKNEGYTLGICTNGSREYMSKILSHFNIEEYFEIKKSRVEGLKKFQIIKQILDENASCSAIVVGDTVIDFDAADATRCLSIGVSYGYGGDDYKNSDFIADNPADIFKIISKINGIYKEVAGQILNIKQKNKPLIVGINGVDTSGKSTFTKELVRYLFKIGFRSQTISIDDFHNPSMIRNKENNPIISYLNNAFDIAKIENEIMKPLVTENKLDKELLLLNLETDRFINNKRYVIDEDTIVLFEGVLLYREPLNQYFDLRIFIDVSFDEVLKRAAKRDLSILGAAVIEKYTNKYIPIQKLYIEKYNPKVLSDIVIDNNDYLNPKIIKSPNVNSTGYL, encoded by the coding sequence ATGTATACTTACAAGATTATTATTTTTGATTTAGATGGTACTTTATTTAAAACGGATACAGTATTTATAGATGCCATGCATGATACCTGCATGTCAAGAGGAATGGAACGAATTGATAAAGAAAGACTTCTTAAACTTATAGGAAAACCTTCAACTGCAATATGTAGGGAATTATTTGGAGAAAATTTGAGTGAAGATGAAATCCAAAGTATTAGGAATGAACTTAAAATTAATGAGGATAAGCTAATTGTTAAATCGTCACAGTTATACGAAGGTGTTAAAGAAATGTTAAGTACCCTTAAAAATGAGGGGTATACATTAGGAATTTGCACTAATGGCAGCAGAGAATATATGAGTAAAATATTATCTCATTTTAACATAGAGGAATATTTTGAAATTAAAAAATCAAGAGTTGAGGGATTGAAAAAATTTCAAATTATAAAGCAAATACTAGATGAAAATGCAAGCTGTAGTGCCATTGTAGTTGGAGATACTGTTATAGACTTTGATGCAGCTGATGCCACTAGGTGCTTATCTATAGGTGTATCATATGGATATGGTGGAGATGACTATAAAAATTCAGATTTTATTGCAGATAATCCAGCAGATATTTTCAAGATTATTAGTAAGATTAATGGAATTTACAAAGAAGTTGCAGGACAAATTCTGAATATAAAGCAAAAAAATAAACCATTAATAGTAGGCATTAATGGTGTAGATACCTCTGGAAAGTCAACATTTACAAAAGAACTGGTCAGATACCTATTTAAGATTGGGTTTAGAAGTCAGACTATTTCTATAGATGACTTTCATAACCCTTCAATGATAAGAAACAAGGAAAACAATCCTATTATTTCATATCTCAATAATGCATTTGATATTGCGAAAATTGAGAATGAGATTATGAAACCTCTTGTAACTGAAAATAAATTAGATAAAGAACTTTTACTGCTAAATCTTGAAACAGATAGGTTTATCAATAATAAGAGGTATGTTATAGATGAAGACACTATTGTACTTTTTGAGGGGGTACTGCTCTATAGAGAGCCACTTAATCAATATTTTGATTTAAGAATATTTATAGATGTTTCCTTTGATGAAGTATTAAAAAGAGCAGCCAAGAGAGATTTGAGTATACTTGGAGCCGCTGTAATTGAAAAGTACACCAATAAGTATATACCTATACAAAAATTATATATAGAAAAATATAATCCGAAGGTTTTAAGTGATATTGTTATTGATAATAATGATTATTTGAACCCTAAAATTATAAAAAGCCCTAATGTTAATTCAACAGGATATTTGTAG
- a CDS encoding VOC family protein encodes MNLNFKIQSLYVCVKDMNRAIKFYERLLGQEVTERDEIYSVFDINGFRYGLFAHEKMKEEKSWGNNCLPSLEVNDIDSIQKRLYELNCPIVFPLTTIRCNEVLEFKDSEGNCIEVTCRIKS; translated from the coding sequence ATGAACTTAAACTTTAAAATACAGTCATTATATGTGTGTGTAAAGGACATGAATCGAGCAATAAAATTTTATGAAAGATTATTAGGACAAGAAGTTACTGAAAGAGATGAAATATATAGTGTTTTTGATATTAATGGTTTTAGATATGGCTTGTTTGCTCACGAAAAGATGAAGGAAGAGAAGTCTTGGGGGAATAATTGCTTACCAAGTCTAGAGGTTAATGATATAGATTCAATTCAAAAAAGATTATATGAATTAAATTGTCCAATAGTCTTTCCATTAACAACTATTAGATGCAATGAGGTTTTAGAATTTAAGGACAGCGAAGGAAATTGCATAGAGGTTACTTGCAGAATAAAATCTTAA
- a CDS encoding SAM-dependent methyltransferase — protein sequence MRKFECCEEYYNKYGKFFEDNKMLGPNAMWLIEILCEKMDLKPGMRVLDMGCGMGLTSIFLAKEFGVTVFANDLWISPTDNYHRFVEMGVEDKVFPIHAEAHALPYAENYFDAAISIDAYHYFGTDEIYLPNYYSKLVKQGGQFGIVSPGLTREFSDGLPEAMKAYWEADMYCFHSAKWWKDLWQKTGIVDVNYAETIEDGKEIWRSTADYDLHDADSENYLTLIAMTATKK from the coding sequence ATGAGAAAATTTGAATGCTGTGAAGAATATTACAATAAATATGGAAAGTTTTTTGAAGATAATAAAATGCTTGGACCTAATGCTATGTGGCTGATTGAGATTCTTTGCGAAAAGATGGATTTAAAGCCAGGTATGCGTGTGTTAGATATGGGATGTGGTATGGGACTTACATCAATATTTCTTGCTAAAGAGTTTGGTGTAACTGTATTTGCAAATGATTTATGGATAAGCCCTACTGATAATTATCATCGTTTTGTTGAAATGGGGGTAGAGGATAAGGTATTCCCAATTCATGCAGAAGCTCATGCATTACCTTATGCAGAAAATTATTTTGATGCAGCAATAAGTATTGATGCATATCATTATTTTGGTACAGATGAGATATATCTACCTAACTATTATTCTAAGTTAGTTAAGCAAGGTGGACAATTTGGAATTGTTAGTCCAGGTCTTACAAGAGAGTTTAGTGATGGCTTACCAGAAGCTATGAAGGCATATTGGGAGGCAGACATGTACTGTTTCCATAGTGCAAAGTGGTGGAAAGATTTGTGGCAGAAGACAGGTATAGTTGATGTAAACTATGCTGAAACTATTGAAGATGGTAAGGAAATCTGGAGGTCAACTGCTGATTATGATTTACATGATGCAGATTCAGAAAATTATCTTACACTTATAGCCATGACTGCTACTAAGAAGTAA
- a CDS encoding NAD-dependent epimerase/dehydratase family protein has protein sequence MKNILVTGGTVFVSKYIAKYFQLKKDCEVYVLNRGTKQQLENVNLICADRNNLGECLQKYSFDTIIDVCGYNQKDIKNILDAVGEFKDYIFISSSAVYPETNMQPFSEDQSVGLNSIWGKYGTDKIEAEEYLLSRVPNAYILRPPYLYGPMQNVYREPFVFECALKNRKFYIPNDGRMKLQFFHVDDLCKVIEKILEKHPKEHIFNVGNLNLVDINTFVELCYKVVRTPLEKVYVTNHDNQRDYFSFYNYEYSLDVSRQAELLPKQKDLFEGLKESYEWFKDNSNEVVKKDYINFIEQNF, from the coding sequence ATGAAGAATATATTAGTTACAGGTGGCACTGTGTTTGTTAGTAAGTACATAGCAAAATATTTTCAATTAAAGAAAGATTGTGAGGTTTATGTTTTAAACAGGGGAACTAAACAACAATTAGAGAACGTTAATCTAATATGTGCAGATAGGAACAATTTAGGAGAGTGTCTACAGAAATATTCCTTTGATACCATAATAGATGTATGTGGATATAATCAAAAGGATATTAAAAATATACTAGATGCTGTGGGAGAATTTAAAGATTACATATTTATTAGTTCGTCAGCAGTTTATCCAGAAACAAATATGCAGCCATTTTCTGAAGATCAGAGTGTTGGTTTAAATTCAATATGGGGCAAATATGGAACAGATAAGATTGAGGCAGAAGAGTATTTATTATCAAGAGTTCCTAATGCATATATTCTAAGACCACCTTACTTATATGGACCGATGCAAAATGTATATAGAGAACCATTTGTATTTGAATGTGCATTAAAAAACAGAAAATTTTATATTCCTAACGATGGAAGAATGAAATTGCAGTTTTTTCATGTAGATGACTTATGTAAGGTTATTGAAAAAATTTTAGAAAAACATCCTAAAGAGCATATATTCAATGTTGGAAATTTAAATTTAGTAGATATAAATACATTTGTTGAACTATGCTATAAGGTGGTAAGAACGCCTTTAGAAAAAGTATATGTAACTAATCATGATAATCAGAGAGATTATTTTAGTTTTTATAATTATGAGTATAGTTTAGATGTATCAAGACAAGCTGAATTATTGCCAAAGCAAAAAGATTTATTTGAGGGATTAAAGGAATCTTATGAATGGTTTAAGGATAATTCTAATGAAGTTGTAAAAAAGGATTATATTAATTTCATTGAGCAAAATTTTTGA
- a CDS encoding radical SAM protein, which produces MSNFSYKDIYIEDGKRVLEVNILPEKHCNFDCIFCPIGRSYNKVDTQRSFDEMDNSLKELEDMIENHKPELVYINSKGEALVNSKISDILALIKSKGVPVRLLSNGYLLGRDEYAQIAAKCDEVIGEIKAISEEDFQKIQRPIEGYTLKEYISNMILFNKKYEGKFILEVTIIKGYNDTDESVNKIKNVISELSPDKVIVERINDERFKKKLGISDERMDEISKALLDM; this is translated from the coding sequence ATGAGTAATTTTAGTTACAAAGATATTTATATTGAAGATGGTAAAAGGGTATTGGAAGTAAATATACTTCCTGAAAAGCATTGTAATTTTGACTGCATATTCTGCCCTATTGGAAGGTCTTATAACAAAGTGGATACACAGCGGTCATTTGATGAAATGGATAATTCACTAAAGGAACTTGAAGATATGATAGAAAATCATAAACCAGAATTAGTTTATATCAATTCAAAAGGTGAAGCCCTTGTAAATAGTAAAATTAGTGATATTTTAGCTCTAATAAAAAGTAAAGGGGTACCTGTAAGGTTATTATCCAACGGCTATTTATTGGGTAGAGATGAATATGCACAAATAGCTGCTAAGTGTGATGAAGTCATTGGAGAGATAAAAGCAATTTCTGAAGAAGACTTTCAAAAAATCCAAAGACCAATTGAAGGATATACACTTAAAGAATATATTTCAAATATGATTTTATTTAATAAAAAATATGAAGGTAAATTTATTTTAGAAGTAACAATTATTAAAGGCTACAACGATACAGATGAATCTGTTAATAAGATAAAAAATGTTATTAGTGAATTGTCTCCAGACAAGGTAATTGTAGAAAGAATAAATGATGAAAGATTTAAGAAAAAACTTGGAATATCTGATGAAAGAATGGATGAAATTTCAAAAGCACTGCTAGATATGTAA
- the sugE gene encoding quaternary ammonium compound efflux SMR transporter SugE — protein MTWFFLILAGFSEVGWAVGLKYSQGFTRLLPSIFTIAGMITSFYFLSLALKNLPLGTAYAIWTGIGTVGTVILGIILFKEPFDIIRLICIGFIVVGIVGLKLVSAR, from the coding sequence ATGACATGGTTTTTTTTAATTTTAGCAGGTTTTTCTGAAGTAGGTTGGGCTGTAGGATTGAAGTACTCCCAAGGATTCACAAGACTTCTGCCAAGTATATTTACAATAGCAGGTATGATAACAAGTTTTTATTTTTTATCATTAGCATTAAAGAATCTTCCGCTAGGCACAGCTTATGCGATTTGGACTGGAATTGGTACGGTTGGTACAGTGATTTTAGGAATAATATTATTCAAAGAACCTTTTGATATAATTAGATTAATTTGTATAGGATTTATAGTAGTTGGCATAGTTGGATTGAAGCTTGTATCTGCTCGCTAA